A section of the Melopsittacus undulatus isolate bMelUnd1 chromosome 3, bMelUnd1.mat.Z, whole genome shotgun sequence genome encodes:
- the TSTD1 gene encoding thiosulfate:glutathione sulfurtransferase has protein sequence MGLRGWGSAVFAVRAASGSWWPAAAPGPGAAGATSRRLCAGGAPSLSYQQLKDLKKTNVLHIDVRERWEIDRSGKIPASINIPLGELVEALQMDPMEFKERYNQKMPSKSDPVVFSCLAGTRSKQALGFAMSLGFSRVQQYGGGFEDWIKHEPPETK, from the exons ATGGGGTTGAGGGGTTGGGGGTCGGCAGTGTTTGCCGTGCGTGCGGCGAGCGGTAGCTGGTGGCCGGCGGCAGCGCCTG GTCCCGGGGCGGCGGGTGCCACCAGCCGCCGCCTGTGCGCCGGTGGAGCGCCGAGCCTGTCCTATCAACAGCTCAAGGACTTGAAGAAGACCAACGTTCTCCACATAGACGTGCGGGAGAGATGGGAGATCGATAGATCTGGGAAAATCCCGGCGTCTATCAACATACCGC TGGGTGAATTAGTAGAAGCTCTACAAATGGACCCAATGGAGTTCAAGGAGCGGTACAACCAAAAGATGCCATCCAAGTCGGACCCTGTGGTTTTCTCCTGTTTGGCAGGAACCAGAAGTAAACAAGCACTTGGATTTGCCATGTCTTTGGGTTTCAGCAG AGTTCAGCAATATGGGGGTGGCTTTGAGGACTGGATAAAACATGAACCCCCAGAGACAAAATGA